One genomic region from Spirulina subsalsa PCC 9445 encodes:
- the hslO gene encoding Hsp33 family molecular chaperone HslO has translation MADQLIRATAADGGIRAVGVISTRLTEDARQRHNLSYVATAALGRAMTAGLLLVSSMKRDGSRVNIRIKGNGPLGGLLVDAGLDGTVRGYVDHPHVELPPNDKGKLDVGGAVGRDGYLYVVRDVGFGYPYSSTVQLVSGEVGDDIAQYLVNSEQTPSALLVGVFVGQDGVTAAGGILLQVMPKAARDEALVSTLESRVAQLSGFTPLLRSGKTLPDIFEQLLGDMGLQILPEVQMVRFDCQCSFDRVLGALKMLGADELQDMIEKDNGAEATCHFCGEVYQASSAELAALIQELQAVSSNQ, from the coding sequence ATGGCAGACCAATTAATCCGCGCTACCGCAGCAGATGGCGGCATTCGGGCCGTCGGTGTCATCTCCACTCGTCTGACAGAAGACGCTCGACAACGGCATAATTTATCCTATGTGGCCACCGCCGCCCTCGGACGGGCGATGACGGCTGGGTTATTGCTCGTTTCCAGCATGAAACGGGACGGTTCACGGGTCAATATTCGCATCAAAGGCAACGGCCCCCTCGGGGGTTTATTAGTAGACGCTGGACTAGATGGCACCGTGCGCGGTTATGTAGACCATCCTCATGTGGAACTCCCCCCCAACGACAAGGGAAAGCTAGATGTTGGCGGTGCTGTAGGGCGGGATGGGTATTTGTATGTCGTGCGAGATGTGGGGTTTGGCTATCCCTACTCCAGCACTGTCCAATTAGTCTCCGGGGAAGTAGGGGATGATATTGCCCAATATTTAGTCAACTCCGAACAAACCCCCTCGGCCCTGTTGGTGGGGGTATTTGTCGGGCAAGACGGGGTAACGGCGGCCGGGGGGATTTTGTTGCAAGTCATGCCCAAAGCGGCACGGGATGAGGCGTTAGTGAGTACCCTAGAATCCCGCGTGGCGCAATTGTCCGGTTTTACTCCTTTATTGCGTTCCGGGAAAACCCTACCGGATATTTTTGAGCAGTTATTAGGGGACATGGGACTGCAAATCTTGCCGGAGGTGCAGATGGTGCGGTTTGATTGTCAGTGTTCCTTTGACCGAGTTTTAGGGGCGTTGAAAATGTTAGGGGCCGATGAGTTACAGGACATGATTGAGAAGGACAACGGGGCCGAGGCCACTTGTCATTTTTGCGGTGAGGTCTATCAGGCCAGTAGTGCGGAGTTAGCCGCGCTGATTCAGGAGTTACAGGCTGTTAGTAGTAATCAGTAA
- a CDS encoding DUF952 domain-containing protein → MTLIVHITSPAQWLQARQNGEYCCASLLTDGFIHASKPEQAIAVANRFYSGQSDLVLLWINPARVRAEIRWETVLDHGTFPHIYGRLNLDAVVGVTPFVTNAQGVFEVLPPLP, encoded by the coding sequence ATGACCCTGATTGTACACATAACTTCTCCCGCGCAATGGTTACAAGCACGGCAAAATGGAGAATATTGTTGCGCTTCTCTCTTGACAGATGGGTTCATTCATGCTTCTAAGCCGGAGCAGGCGATCGCCGTGGCAAACCGTTTTTATTCTGGACAATCGGATCTCGTTTTATTATGGATTAATCCGGCACGAGTTCGGGCAGAAATTCGCTGGGAAACGGTTCTAGATCATGGCACGTTTCCTCACATTTATGGCAGACTAAATTTAGATGCGGTAGTGGGAGTCACTCCTTTTGTGACCAATGCTCAGGGCGTTTTTGAAGTTCTCCCCCCATTGCCCTAA
- a CDS encoding nicotinate-nucleotide adenylyltransferase: MTEIALFGTSADPPTSGHQTILRWLSNHYDWVAVWASDNPFKQHQTPLEHRMMMLRLVIMEIEAPRHNISLNRELSHPRSLTTVEKARAIWGDEVNLNLVIGADLIPQLPRWYNVETLLKQVQLLIVPRFGYAIDPEGLAQLEALGGDYAIADLHAPGVSSSAYRENGDQSVVIPLVQDYIYQQQLYAS, encoded by the coding sequence ATGACAGAAATAGCCCTTTTCGGTACTAGCGCCGATCCTCCGACTTCTGGCCACCAAACCATTCTACGCTGGCTTTCTAACCATTATGATTGGGTGGCCGTGTGGGCTTCTGATAATCCCTTTAAACAGCATCAAACCCCCCTAGAACACCGGATGATGATGTTGCGCTTAGTGATTATGGAAATTGAGGCGCCCCGACACAATATCAGCTTAAATCGAGAATTAAGCCATCCTCGCAGCTTAACGACTGTAGAGAAAGCGCGAGCAATTTGGGGGGATGAGGTAAATTTAAATCTGGTGATTGGTGCGGATTTAATTCCTCAACTCCCCCGATGGTATAACGTCGAAACCTTGTTAAAACAAGTACAGTTGCTGATTGTGCCGCGTTTTGGTTATGCCATTGATCCCGAAGGACTGGCACAATTAGAAGCATTAGGGGGAGATTATGCGATCGCCGATCTCCATGCACCGGGAGTCTCATCGAGTGCCTACCGGGAAAACGGAGATCAGAGTGTGGTGATTCCCCTAGTTCAAGACTACATCTATCAACAACAACTCTATGCCTCGTGA
- a CDS encoding NUDIX hydrolase has translation MNTPNPPNIHSPVLADFKVGVDNVIFSVDSEQNRLLVLLVRRSHEPFLESWSLPGTLVRQGESLEEAAHRILCEKIKVKNLYLEQLYTFGNPGRDPREDIHSFGVRYLSVSYFALVRLDAAELLMKQGGATAWYPVKNVPQLAFDHNQIIDYGYRRLRNKLEYSPIAFDVLPQLFTLNDLYQLYCTVLGDNFSDYSNFRTRLLKLGFLEDTGVKVSRGAGRPASLYRFNAEAFAPLKDKPLVFV, from the coding sequence ATGAATACCCCGAATCCCCCTAACATCCATTCACCCGTGTTAGCTGATTTTAAAGTGGGGGTGGATAACGTTATCTTTTCCGTAGATAGTGAGCAGAATCGACTCTTAGTGTTATTAGTGAGGCGATCCCATGAACCCTTCCTAGAATCTTGGAGTTTACCCGGAACCCTTGTCCGTCAAGGGGAATCCCTCGAAGAGGCCGCCCATCGCATTTTATGCGAGAAAATCAAAGTCAAGAATCTTTATTTAGAACAACTCTACACCTTCGGCAATCCCGGCCGAGATCCTCGGGAGGATATTCACTCTTTTGGGGTACGTTATCTCAGCGTGAGTTATTTCGCCCTCGTCCGTTTAGATGCCGCAGAATTACTAATGAAACAGGGGGGAGCAACGGCTTGGTATCCCGTGAAAAATGTGCCTCAACTGGCTTTTGATCACAATCAAATTATTGACTATGGCTATCGAAGATTGCGCAATAAATTAGAATATAGTCCCATTGCTTTTGATGTGTTGCCTCAACTCTTTACCCTCAATGATCTTTATCAACTTTACTGTACGGTTTTGGGGGATAATTTCTCTGATTATTCTAATTTTAGAACCCGCTTATTAAAACTCGGTTTTTTGGAAGATACGGGGGTGAAAGTCTCACGGGGGGCGGGGCGACCTGCGAGTTTATATCGGTTTAATGCAGAAGCGTTTGCTCCGTTAAAAGACAAACCGCTTGTTTTTGTTTAG
- a CDS encoding SUMF1/EgtB/PvdO family nonheme iron enzyme, whose protein sequence is MRLNATDSKQETLRQALLDCRQKTLTLVSDITPSELCQQSHPDFSPVGWHLGHIAFTEGLWILEHCAGIQLPAPVSRQFWAADGLPKSQRQALPPLPILQDYLDTIRQSVLNYLETAPLEQQERLWWWLLQHESQHNETIAIVLAMLRWGKSPQRPPTKTQTSDTFSPTLITIPSGEFQMGQDNLLAQDNERPPHRVYLDTYQIDSHPVTCQQYRQFITAGGYHEPKYWSDAGWQWLQQNPVTKPYYWREGADWDDYPVCGVSWYEAEAYARFVGKRLPSEAEWEKAATWHPSQSHPAPYPWGTDSPHPQRCNFDTHLRDTTPVYAYPDGRSPLGCWDMLGNVWEWTDSWFAGYPGFEFYPYRGYSEVYFDQQHRVMRGGSWITRPWGLRSSFRNWYHPWVRQMFVGFRCAIGRAC, encoded by the coding sequence TTGAGATTAAATGCGACGGACTCTAAACAGGAAACCCTACGACAAGCCCTCCTCGACTGTCGGCAAAAAACCCTAACCCTAGTCTCCGACATTACCCCCTCAGAATTGTGCCAACAAAGCCACCCGGATTTTAGTCCCGTCGGTTGGCACTTAGGGCATATCGCCTTCACCGAGGGGCTGTGGATTCTAGAACATTGTGCCGGAATCCAACTCCCCGCCCCCGTCTCCCGGCAATTCTGGGCTGCCGATGGTTTACCCAAAAGCCAACGCCAAGCCCTACCCCCCCTTCCCATCCTTCAGGACTACCTCGACACCATCCGTCAATCCGTCCTCAACTACCTAGAAACCGCCCCCCTAGAGCAACAAGAACGCCTCTGGTGGTGGTTACTGCAACACGAAAGCCAACACAACGAAACCATCGCCATTGTCCTGGCCATGTTGCGCTGGGGGAAATCCCCCCAAAGGCCCCCGACAAAAACCCAAACCTCCGACACCTTTTCCCCCACCCTCATCACCATCCCCTCGGGAGAATTTCAGATGGGACAGGATAACCTCCTCGCCCAAGATAACGAACGCCCCCCCCACAGGGTTTATCTCGACACCTACCAAATCGACAGCCACCCCGTCACCTGCCAACAATACCGTCAATTCATCACGGCCGGAGGCTACCACGAGCCAAAATACTGGTCCGATGCCGGGTGGCAGTGGCTGCAACAAAACCCCGTCACCAAGCCCTACTATTGGCGAGAGGGGGCAGACTGGGACGATTATCCCGTTTGTGGTGTCAGTTGGTATGAAGCCGAGGCCTACGCCCGTTTCGTCGGGAAACGCCTCCCCAGCGAGGCCGAATGGGAAAAAGCCGCCACCTGGCACCCCTCCCAGTCCCACCCCGCCCCCTATCCTTGGGGAACAGATTCCCCCCACCCCCAGCGCTGCAATTTTGACACCCATCTCCGAGACACTACCCCCGTCTACGCATATCCTGACGGTCGCAGTCCCTTGGGCTGTTGGGATATGTTAGGCAATGTGTGGGAGTGGACCGACAGTTGGTTTGCGGGCTATCCGGGGTTTGAATTTTATCCCTATCGGGGGTATTCCGAGGTCTATTTTGACCAACAACATCGGGTCATGCGGGGAGGGAGTTGGATTACTCGTCCTTGGGGGTTACGGTCAAGTTTCCGCAACTGGTATCATCCTTGGGTGCGTCAAATGTTTGTCGGATTTCGTTGTGCAATAGGTAGGGCTTGCTGA
- the egtC gene encoding ergothioneine biosynthesis protein EgtC: MCRVLAYLGAPIQLDQILCKPEHSLIVQSYQPREMQVALLNADGFGVGWYHEQRDENPYTYKNTLPIWNDVNLPHLARYVESPCTLAYVRSATPGLAVDLGNCQPFTWGRLMFVHNGFIERFRHTLRRPLRQLLREDVECLIQGVTDSEHIFALILSIWRDQPELSLEEAFRKAIAKLIELATPQGVKLAVTAVMSTGKRLVACRYSNFEIISTLYWLRDDLNFPGSVILASEPLFEADWKACPAQSLLSVGEDLEIKCDGL, encoded by the coding sequence ATGTGCCGAGTTTTAGCCTATCTTGGAGCCCCCATTCAACTGGATCAGATTCTCTGTAAACCGGAACATTCCCTGATTGTCCAAAGTTATCAACCCCGGGAAATGCAGGTCGCCCTATTGAATGCCGATGGTTTTGGGGTGGGCTGGTATCATGAACAACGGGACGAAAACCCCTACACCTATAAAAACACCTTGCCCATCTGGAATGATGTCAATTTGCCCCATTTAGCCCGTTATGTGGAGTCTCCTTGTACCTTAGCCTATGTGCGCAGTGCCACGCCGGGATTAGCCGTAGATTTGGGCAACTGTCAGCCGTTCACCTGGGGGCGCTTAATGTTTGTCCATAATGGCTTTATTGAGCGATTTCGCCACACCTTGCGCCGTCCTTTGCGGCAATTATTGCGGGAGGATGTGGAATGTTTAATCCAAGGGGTGACAGACTCTGAGCATATTTTTGCCCTAATTTTGAGTATTTGGCGGGATCAGCCCGAGTTATCCTTAGAGGAGGCTTTCCGAAAGGCGATCGCAAAACTGATCGAACTCGCCACACCCCAAGGCGTAAAACTCGCCGTTACCGCCGTAATGAGTACCGGAAAACGCCTCGTCGCTTGTCGTTACTCCAACTTTGAAATCATCTCAACCTTGTACTGGTTACGGGACGACCTAAACTTTCCAGGTAGTGTAATTCTTGCCTCCGAACCCCTTTTTGAGGCAGACTGGAAAGCGTGTCCAGCCCAAAGTTTACTCAGTGTGGGAGAGGATCTTGAGATTAAATGCGACGGACTCTAA
- the miaA gene encoding tRNA (adenosine(37)-N6)-dimethylallyltransferase MiaA, translating to MLDLKPLIVICGATATGKSGLALEIAQRLATGIISADSRQVYRELDIGTAKPTVEEQAAVPHFLLDICDPRETLTLADYQDQAQQVIKQVSLPLLVGGTGLYIKSITKGLKIPRVAPNEELRESLKALGQAQCYQFLQQVDPVAAGKIHRNDQVRTLRSLEVFYITGQPISQQQGESPPPYPILQLGLDGPKDHLQQRIERRTRQMIAQGLVEEVAALGAKYGWDLPLLSTLGYSEMGQYVQGEISLAEAQALTVLHTRQFAKRQRTWFRADPDILWFDVTQANLGEHIWDTIQTFLKTSGVQNFVKIH from the coding sequence TTGTTAGACCTTAAACCTTTAATTGTTATTTGTGGAGCCACAGCAACGGGAAAATCGGGGCTGGCGTTGGAGATTGCCCAACGCTTGGCAACGGGAATTATTAGTGCAGATTCTCGTCAGGTGTACCGAGAATTAGATATCGGCACGGCGAAACCAACGGTAGAAGAACAAGCGGCCGTTCCCCATTTTTTGCTGGATATTTGTGACCCTAGAGAGACTTTAACCCTCGCTGACTATCAAGACCAAGCTCAACAGGTTATTAAACAGGTTTCTCTGCCCTTATTAGTGGGGGGGACAGGATTATATATTAAGTCGATTACCAAGGGCTTAAAAATCCCCCGTGTTGCGCCTAATGAGGAGTTACGAGAGAGTTTAAAGGCTTTGGGGCAAGCCCAATGTTACCAATTTTTGCAACAGGTGGATCCTGTGGCGGCCGGGAAGATTCACCGGAATGATCAGGTGCGGACATTGCGATCGCTGGAAGTCTTCTACATCACAGGCCAACCCATTTCCCAACAACAGGGCGAATCCCCTCCCCCCTACCCCATCTTACAGTTAGGTCTAGATGGCCCAAAAGACCACCTCCAGCAGCGCATTGAACGACGCACCCGCCAAATGATTGCACAGGGTTTAGTGGAAGAAGTGGCCGCACTGGGGGCGAAATATGGCTGGGATTTGCCCTTGTTAAGCACCTTAGGTTATAGCGAGATGGGTCAGTATGTACAGGGGGAAATTTCCTTAGCCGAAGCCCAAGCCCTAACGGTACTTCATACCCGACAGTTTGCCAAACGACAAAGGACTTGGTTTCGCGCTGATCCTGATATTCTGTGGTTTGATGTGACCCAAGCTAACTTAGGCGAACACATTTGGGACACCATTCAAACCTTCCTCAAGACCAGTGGAGTGCAGAACTTCGTTAAGATACATTAA
- a CDS encoding O-antigen ligase family protein: MNREKGTGNGERRIGWVWRCFLLGLFLFPLWPTVGAIGLGIPLLMTWGPQGRTLVKMPLNRALGGLTILWLLSTAWAEFPLESLLGLGNFLPQFLFFSAIAFFVRTPAQLTQMAWAFTLPALAVVLLGFVQMGLDGGTPPWWENLTGWHLIPGGHPVGRMASLFMYANILACYLLLVFNLTLGLWVQQWERWRQNRTASSTYSLLGLSLILVGIAIAFLLTKSRSAWIFALLSFVAFALYYSWRFLLLTLTSLSTVILWASFLPQWGGETLRQIVPFYLWGRLSGAMYPNVADAHTRLNQWEFALNMVQQRPLLGWGLRSFDPLYHNATQHWLGHPHNLWLMLLAETGIPATLLFCAIVGWILAQTLRQLLHPPSQTLLFAYFMAFISCMGFNTFDVSIFDFRVNVMGWIILGVLGGIVQSQRQPPPQNLENSVKSPKKHENRDS; this comes from the coding sequence ATGAACAGGGAAAAGGGAACGGGGAACGGGGAACGGAGAATCGGGTGGGTTTGGCGCTGCTTTTTGTTGGGACTGTTTCTCTTCCCCCTCTGGCCGACTGTGGGGGCGATTGGTTTGGGGATTCCCCTACTGATGACTTGGGGGCCCCAGGGGCGGACTTTGGTGAAAATGCCCCTGAATCGGGCATTAGGAGGACTAACGATTCTCTGGTTACTCAGTACCGCTTGGGCGGAATTTCCCCTAGAATCCCTGCTGGGTCTAGGGAATTTTCTCCCCCAATTCTTGTTTTTTAGTGCGATCGCCTTTTTCGTCCGTACCCCCGCCCAACTCACCCAGATGGCCTGGGCGTTCACCCTCCCCGCCCTTGCCGTTGTTCTCCTCGGATTCGTCCAAATGGGCTTAGACGGGGGAACTCCCCCCTGGTGGGAAAACCTCACCGGATGGCATCTCATCCCCGGCGGCCATCCCGTCGGGCGCATGGCCTCCTTGTTCATGTATGCCAACATTCTCGCCTGTTATTTACTCCTTGTGTTCAACCTGACCTTAGGCTTGTGGGTGCAACAGTGGGAGCGCTGGCGGCAAAATCGCACCGCCTCCAGTACCTACTCCCTCCTAGGTTTGAGCCTGATTCTGGTGGGAATTGCGATCGCCTTCCTCCTCACCAAATCCCGCAGCGCTTGGATTTTCGCCCTCTTGAGCTTTGTCGCCTTCGCCCTTTACTACAGCTGGCGATTCCTCCTCCTCACCCTCACCAGTCTTAGCACCGTCATCCTCTGGGCATCCTTCCTCCCCCAGTGGGGTGGGGAAACCCTACGGCAGATTGTCCCCTTCTACCTTTGGGGTCGCCTCTCCGGAGCCATGTATCCCAACGTAGCCGACGCTCACACCCGCCTCAACCAGTGGGAATTTGCCCTCAACATGGTACAACAACGCCCCCTCCTCGGCTGGGGATTGCGCAGCTTTGACCCCCTCTATCACAACGCCACCCAACACTGGTTAGGTCATCCCCATAACCTCTGGCTGATGTTACTCGCCGAAACAGGCATTCCCGCCACCCTGCTCTTTTGCGCCATTGTTGGCTGGATTCTCGCCCAAACCCTACGCCAACTCCTCCACCCCCCCTCCCAAACCCTCCTCTTTGCCTATTTCATGGCCTTTATTAGCTGTATGGGGTTTAATACCTTTGACGTTTCCATCTTTGATTTTCGCGTCAATGTAATGGGATGGATTATTTTAGGTGTGCTTGGCGGAATCGTCCAGAGTCAAAGGCAACCCCCCCCACAAAACCTAGAAAATTCGGTAAAATCACCTAAAAAACATGAAAATCGGGATTCCTAA
- a CDS encoding AraC family transcriptional regulator, producing the protein MKKLESREQGTGNRESGIGNRESGIGNRESGVGSRESGVMSLRSRSMT; encoded by the coding sequence TTGAAAAAGTTGGAGAGTAGGGAACAGGGAACAGGGAATCGGGAATCGGGAATCGGGAATCGGGAATCGGGAATCGGGAATCGGGAATCGGGAGTCGGGAGTCGGGAGTCGGGAGTAATGTCATTGCGTTCGCGAAGCATGACCTAG
- the dxs gene encoding 1-deoxy-D-xylulose-5-phosphate synthase, which translates to MHLSELTHPNQLHGLSIRQLENIARQVREKHLETIARSGGHLGPGLGVVELTIALYQTLDLDRDKVVWDVGHQAYPHKMLTGRYNDFHTLRQKDGIAGYLKRCESKFDHFGAGHASTSISAALGMALARDMQGDDYKVVAVIGDGALTGGMALEAINHAGHLPHTNLMVVLNDNEMSISPNVGAISRYLNKVRLSPPMQFLTDNLEEQFKHLPFLGNTLSPDMERLKDSMKRLAVSKVGAVIEELGFKYFGPIDGHNLEELITTFQQAHQMHGPVLVHVATVKGKGYELAEKDQVGYHAQSPFDLATGKAYPPKKPTPPSYSKVFAHTLTTLAANNPKIVGITAAMATGTGLDKLQAKLPKQYIDVGIAEQHAVTLAAGLACEGMRPVVAIYSTFLQRAYDQVVHDVCIQNLPVFFCLDRAGIVGADGPTHQGMYDIAYMRCLPNLVMMAPKDEAELQQMLVTGIEYTDGPVAMRYPRGNGVGVPLMEDGWEPLPIGKGEILRNGDDLLLVAYGSMVNTSMQVAEMLSEHGVEATVINARFVKPLDTELIVPLAQQIGKVATLEEGCLMGGFGSAVVEALQDHDVMVPVKRFGVPDQLVDHAKPNESFADLGLTGSQITESLLKGFFSKQLSTVSR; encoded by the coding sequence ATGCACCTAAGTGAACTCACTCATCCCAACCAACTGCATGGACTCTCTATCCGCCAACTGGAAAATATTGCCCGTCAGGTGCGAGAAAAACACCTAGAAACCATTGCCCGCAGTGGGGGACACCTCGGCCCGGGATTAGGTGTGGTAGAACTGACCATTGCACTCTACCAGACTTTGGATCTGGATCGGGATAAGGTGGTCTGGGATGTGGGACACCAAGCCTATCCTCACAAAATGTTAACAGGACGCTACAACGACTTTCACACCCTGCGCCAAAAAGACGGCATTGCTGGCTATTTAAAACGCTGTGAGAGCAAATTTGACCATTTTGGGGCAGGACACGCCTCTACGAGTATTTCTGCCGCCTTGGGGATGGCTTTAGCCCGGGATATGCAGGGGGATGATTATAAAGTAGTGGCCGTTATTGGCGATGGTGCTTTAACCGGAGGGATGGCACTAGAGGCCATTAACCACGCTGGACATTTGCCCCATACTAACTTAATGGTAGTTCTCAACGATAACGAAATGTCAATTTCGCCCAATGTTGGGGCAATTTCTCGTTACTTGAACAAAGTCCGTCTATCTCCCCCCATGCAGTTCTTGACGGATAACCTAGAAGAACAATTTAAGCATCTGCCGTTCTTAGGGAATACCTTATCCCCGGATATGGAACGCCTTAAAGACAGTATGAAACGCTTGGCTGTGTCCAAAGTGGGGGCAGTGATTGAAGAGTTAGGCTTTAAGTATTTTGGCCCCATTGATGGTCATAATCTCGAAGAACTGATTACGACGTTCCAACAAGCGCACCAAATGCACGGGCCGGTTTTGGTTCATGTGGCGACGGTGAAGGGGAAAGGCTACGAATTGGCGGAAAAGGATCAAGTGGGCTACCATGCTCAAAGTCCCTTTGACCTCGCAACAGGTAAGGCGTATCCTCCCAAAAAGCCGACACCCCCTAGTTATTCTAAGGTTTTTGCCCACACCCTGACGACGTTGGCGGCCAATAATCCCAAAATCGTGGGGATTACAGCTGCAATGGCCACGGGAACAGGTTTGGATAAGTTACAGGCGAAACTGCCGAAACAGTATATTGATGTAGGGATTGCGGAACAGCACGCGGTTACATTGGCGGCGGGTTTGGCTTGTGAGGGGATGCGTCCGGTGGTGGCGATTTATTCGACGTTCCTCCAACGGGCTTATGATCAGGTGGTGCATGATGTCTGTATTCAGAATTTGCCTGTGTTTTTCTGTTTAGACCGGGCCGGGATTGTGGGGGCGGATGGTCCGACTCACCAAGGGATGTATGATATCGCCTATATGCGCTGTTTGCCGAATTTGGTCATGATGGCTCCGAAGGATGAGGCGGAGTTACAACAGATGCTGGTGACGGGAATTGAATACACTGATGGCCCGGTTGCGATGCGCTATCCTCGCGGTAATGGTGTTGGGGTGCCGTTGATGGAGGATGGTTGGGAACCGTTGCCGATTGGTAAGGGTGAGATTCTGCGCAATGGGGATGATCTGCTGTTGGTGGCCTATGGTTCGATGGTGAATACCTCGATGCAGGTGGCGGAGATGTTGAGCGAACATGGGGTTGAGGCGACGGTAATTAATGCCCGTTTTGTGAAGCCGTTGGATACGGAGTTAATTGTTCCTCTAGCGCAACAAATCGGCAAGGTGGCGACGTTGGAGGAGGGGTGTTTAATGGGCGGTTTCGGCTCTGCGGTGGTGGAGGCGTTACAGGATCATGATGTGATGGTTCCGGTGAAACGGTTTGGGGTGCCGGATCAGTTGGTGGATCACGCGAAACCCAATGAATCTTTTGCGGATTTGGGGTTAACGGGTTCACAAATTACGGAGTCGTTGCTGAAGGGGTTCTTTAGCAAACAGTTGTCTACGGTGAGCCGCTAA
- the ald gene encoding alanine dehydrogenase, protein MKIGIPKEIKDQEFRVGLTPSSVRVLTSHNHQVFIETQAGLGAGFTDQEYQQVGATIVPTAQDAWHQDMVIKVKEPLPAEYPLLKPQQILFTYLHLAADRSLTEALLQSGITGIAYETVALPDGRLPLLAPMSIIAGRLSVQFGSRYLEKQQGGRGVLLGGIPGVRRGKVVILGGGVVGTEAAKMAIGMGAEVQIFDINVDRLNYLESLFGSRVELIYSSPVQIEAAIPDADLLIGAVLVPGKRAPILVSRELVAQMHPGAVIIDVAVDQGGCIETLNVTSHSNPSYVEEGVVHVGIPNMPGAVPWTATQALNNSTLPYAVKLANEGIKALESDSVLAGGLNIQDHRLVHPAVQEVFPDLS, encoded by the coding sequence ATGAAAATCGGGATTCCTAAAGAAATCAAAGACCAAGAGTTTCGCGTCGGTTTAACCCCCAGTAGTGTGCGCGTCCTCACCTCCCATAATCATCAGGTATTCATCGAAACCCAAGCCGGACTAGGAGCAGGTTTCACCGACCAAGAATATCAACAAGTCGGAGCGACCATTGTTCCCACCGCCCAAGACGCTTGGCATCAGGACATGGTAATTAAAGTCAAAGAACCCCTCCCCGCCGAATACCCCCTCTTAAAACCCCAACAAATCCTCTTTACCTACCTCCACCTCGCCGCCGATCGTTCCCTCACCGAAGCCCTCCTCCAATCCGGTATAACAGGCATCGCCTACGAAACCGTCGCCCTCCCCGACGGCAGACTCCCCCTCCTTGCCCCCATGAGCATCATTGCAGGGCGTTTATCCGTTCAATTTGGCTCTCGTTACCTCGAAAAACAACAGGGAGGCCGAGGAGTCTTATTAGGGGGAATTCCCGGAGTCCGTCGCGGAAAAGTCGTCATCTTAGGCGGGGGCGTTGTCGGTACCGAAGCCGCTAAAATGGCCATTGGCATGGGAGCAGAAGTCCAGATTTTCGACATTAATGTAGACCGTTTGAACTACTTAGAAAGCCTCTTTGGTTCACGAGTCGAATTAATCTACAGTAGTCCTGTGCAGATTGAGGCCGCCATCCCCGACGCCGATTTACTCATTGGAGCCGTGTTAGTTCCCGGCAAACGCGCCCCCATCCTCGTTTCCCGTGAATTAGTCGCCCAAATGCACCCCGGCGCCGTAATTATTGATGTGGCAGTCGATCAAGGGGGGTGTATCGAAACCCTCAACGTAACATCCCACAGTAATCCTAGTTATGTAGAGGAAGGCGTCGTTCACGTGGGGATTCCCAATATGCCCGGTGCCGTACCTTGGACAGCGACCCAAGCCTTGAATAATAGCACCTTACCCTACGCCGTGAAGTTAGCCAATGAGGGGATCAAAGCCCTAGAAAGCGATTCTGTGTTAGCTGGGGGGTTAAATATTCAAGATCACCGTTTAGTTCATCCGGCCGTGCAAGAAGTGTTTCCCGACTTGAGTTAA